The following DNA comes from Candidatus Peregrinibacteria bacterium.
ACTCTCTTGCTTACATTCGAAAAAACCATTCGATGTGCATCTCATGGTGAGCAACCCCGATAATCTGCTCGAAGATTTTGCCAAATCCGGTGCCTCCTCACTCTGTGTTCACACAGAAGTGTGCCCCCATATTCACCGAACGCTCCAATGCATTCGAGAAATTGGCATGCGGGCAGGAGTAGTGCTCAACCCTGCAACGAGTTTTGATTTTGCAAAAGAGGCAATCGCCATAGCGGATTATGTGCTTATTATGAGCGTGAATCCAGGATTTTCTGGTCAAGATTTTTTACCAGAAGTGCTTCCCAAGGTTCGAGAAATACGGGAACGATTTCCAGAAAAAGATATTCAAATAGATGGCGGAATCCGTAAAGAGACAATTCAGCAGGTTTTAAATGCTGGAGCAAACTGGATTGTTTCGGGATCGTTCTTTTGGAAATCAGAGAACCTCGAAAAAGCGACACAAATTTTGCGAGGAGAAAGATTGCAGTACTCAGGAAACCCTTTCTAAATGCCAGCTTATGGGATTTCCAAAAAGTCCAGATTTTGCGACTTCTTCTTCAGAAACAACTTCTGAAAACTGCCACAACACTCCAAAGGAGACATCTGCGGAAATTTTGATGTGCTTTTGGAGAACAGCAGATTTTTCTTTACCCGAAAGATCATCGTTTTCTCGGGAGAGAACAGCACCGGTAAGGAGCGGATTTTCTGTCGGAACAAGAGTGTTTTCGTGAACGGAATACCATTTTCCTTCGATATGGAAGAGTGCAAACTCTTTGTTTTCGTTGAAAAACTCTTCAGAGGCAATCAATTTTTTTGCTGTTTCCAAGGCATCTCCCTCAACAGAAATTCCCCAAAATATTCGTCTTTTCAAAGTAAGGTTTGGACGAGAAAATACTCTTCGTGCAGTGTTCTGAAGGGTAACTTCTGTAGTATCGGTAATTTTTAAAGAAACGAAAATTTCAATGGGAAATTCCGGTTTTTTCTGAAAAGAAGAAACAGGAGGAAGCGAAGGGCGAGACACCTGTTTTTTTGGAGAGCTCTTTTCAAAAAAGACATGGAGCGACATAAATATTTTTTGCCCATCCTCGGCGCGCTCTGGATGTGGCATCATGGCGAGAACGTTTCCCTCGGGATTGCTGATGCCAGCAGCATTAAGCATAGATCCATTCGGATTAATTGGAAAATGTGCGTCTTCCTCACCGTTTTCTTGGCAATACATAAGCACGTTTTGTCCCCCTTGGCACACCGCCTCTTGCACATGTTCTTCTGCCAGAAATCGCCCTTCTCCATGGGCAATAGGAAGGCGCAAAACTCCAGAAAAGTGTGTCCAAGCGCATGGTGAAGTAGAGGGTTTAAGAAAAACAAAATCGTGATAAAATCCCGTTCCCAAGATTTCCCCATTCCTATCTACGCGTCGATTCCTCGCAAGCGACATCTCCACATTCCCCACGTGAAATCCCGGAACAATACCAAGTTCCACCAAAACTTGTGCCCCATTACAAATACCAAGAATTGGTTTTCCTTCCTGCGCCATGACAACAAGGGTTTTTCCCACCGGATCGTTTGCCGCCACCATACCACTTCGTCCTCGGTCTTCATAAGAGAATCCTCCGGCAATAACAAGTCCGTCACTTTTTACAACTTTTTCAAGATCATCATTCCAGCGGAGAACTTCTGAGGCAAACCCTGCCTTGCGAAGAGCGCGAGCAGTTTCGATTTGACAATTTGTTCCCGGAAAAGCCAAAACATTAATGTGCCGCAAAGGATTCATGGTGGAAAAATAAAAAGCCATCCCCAGAATGACATTTTTTAAAAAAATTTGCACTGCATACTTCCCTCTTGCCGATTATATATTTTAGGAGAATTTTTTAGAGAGCTTGCCTCATGTGTTCATTTGAAATTCCTCCAGACTTATTTAGAAGTACGCAACCGGATTCTTCTTTGCACCATTCACAATAACCTCAAAATGAAGGTGAATCCCCGTTCTTCCGTAAACACGCCCTGTGTTTCCCATATAGCCGACAGGTGTTCCGCGATCGACATTTTTTCCAACTGATACATAAATCTCTTTTAAATGCGCATAAAGTGTTTTCATCCCATTTCCATGATCAATAACGACCATATTCCCATATCCCCCATTCCAACCAGAAGAAGCGCGTTCCACAACTCCCCCGTTCGCCGCCCATATTGGAGCACCACCGCTATTGGCAATATCAACTGCATAGTGTCCGTAATGAAAGTATTGTGTGTAGGCCCCTGTGGTGGGAAAAAGGAGTCGTCCATAAGTTTCTCTTCCTAGAGGAACACCCGCCCCAGAAGAAAAGGTGTTTCCTCCAGCGATGCGCGCAGTTTGAACAGGCCTTGGCTCTGTTTTTTTTGCGCCAGGAATAATGATCTCCTCTCCCTTCTGGAGTGAAGATGAATCGGAAATCTCATTTTGTCGAAGGATTTTTTCTTCCTCAATACTATATTTTTTTGCAATAGAAGTAATGGTATCTCCTTCAGCAACAATATATAACAACCCATCAGAAGCAGGGATTTTGAGCACTGTTCCAGGGCGAATTTTCTTGGGATCTGGAAAATCGTTATTCTGCAAAATGGTTCGTTGTGTTACTCCAAATCGGCTAGCAATACTCGAAATAGTGTCTCCCCCTTCTACCACATATTCAATAGCACCAGAAACGTCACTGCGGTCTCCTACTTCTGTCCACAGCTCTGGTTTCATAAGAAAACCATCCTCTGCAAACACAAGTGGTTCTCTTGGTTCATTGCCAAGGGTTTCTAGCGGAGGAGATAGTGAAGGCGAACTTGAGACGGCAAACTGAGGAATAATGGAGAAGAAAAAGAGTCCAAGCGTAGAAATAGTGACAACACGCCAAAAAAATACGCGTTCTACTTGACGGACACTCTCTCGCAAAAAAACACTCTCTTCAGGGATAAAAGTACGAACATGACGGGCAATTCGTGCCTTTCGAATGTGAAAAATGTGTTGAAGTGTGTTGAAAAGCTTCATTCAGAAAACACAGGAATCCCCCCTCTTTCCGTTCTCCCCCCCTCTTTCTCTCATAAATTCTTGTGAGATTTTAGTCTTCTCTTTTGAAAAAAGCAAGCAGTTGCGTGGCGCAAAAAAAGAATGCCACTAAACAACAGCAAGAATGTGCCCTCTTCTTGTTTTTTCAAAAAGAATCATGCCATACTTTTGAGTAGAAAAACTCTGCGCCGTTCGCTTCCTCTTTCATCATATTTTCTCTATCGCATAACCCCAGGGACCTGATTTTCGAGCGCGCCGTGGCGTTCTCGAAGTCTCTCCCACCTTACTCTTAGGGGGAACAAGTGAGAAGGGCATGCGCGGCGGGGCGGAGTTTTTTTACTCTTAATTCAGAAAAGTTGTGGTTCAAATAATCACTTCAGAACAGGGGTCCATCCACACCACATCTTTTTCCTTGCGCCACCAGCTCCGTTGGCGCTTTGCGTAACGACGCGTATTTCGCGTCATTAAACTTTTTGCCTCTTCTTCTGTAAGTTTTCCGCAAAGAAAACTGACCGCTTCTCGATAACCATGGGCAATAAACGCTGGATCGGATTCTTGGTAGCCTTGTGAGAGCAATTGACGAACTTCATCAAGAAAACCTTCTCGCCACATTTTTTCTGTGCGCTCAGCAATTCTCTGCTCCAAAATATCTGTTTCACACCATACCCCGAGAAGAAATTCGTTCCAAATAGGTTGCACTTTTTTTTGAAGGCTCGATATAGGCTTCCCCGTTGTACGAAAAACCTCTAGGGCACGAATCATGCGAAGGCGATTTTTTGGATCAATACGAGCAGAAAGCACTGGATCATTTTGTGAAAGAAGCGCAAAGAGAGACTCTGTGGAACATTGCTCCAACTCTTTGCGGATATCGAACTGAGGCGAAACAGGAGGAATAGAAAAGCCCTTTCGAACAGCATCGATAAAAAGACCCGAACCGCCCACAAGAATGGGAAGCTTTTTTTGGGAATGGATTTTCGAGATGATCTCCTCTGCTTTTTTCTGAAAAAACGCCACCGGATAGTCTTCGTTGGGATGTAAGAAACTAAGGAGGTGATGCGGAATACCTTCCATTTCGTGTTCGGTAATTTTTGCAGTTCCAATATCGCATCCCGCATAAAACTGACGTGAATCGGCATTAATAATTTCTCCAGAAAATTGTTTCGCAATACGGATTGAAACACTTGTCTTTCCGCTTCCCGTTGGTCCGGTGATAATGAGAAGCGGAGAAGACTTCATTTTCAAAAACGTCTCTATCTGCAAGGAAATCTCTGTTTCGGAAAAAATTGGATAAGGAGCCGGTGCTCGCTTTGATTTCATGAACAAAAAAAAGGTGTCATTCCGAAATGTAGTTCAAAATTCCATCTACTGATGCACTATTTTGAGATCTTAAACTCAGGATGGCTACTATTCCTGTTCTTCCGAAGATTCCTGTTCTTCCTCTCGAATTGATTCTGGCATTTCAAATGCCCTCAAAAAAGTAAGGCGGCGAATTTCCTCCGTCATCTTTGGATCTTTCTCAAGAAAGGCAATCGCGTTCATACGCCCTTGCCCCAATCGTGTTTCTCCAAAAGAGAAAAATGCTCCCGCTTTTTTTACAATATCAAATCGTGCGGCAGTATCGATGAGGTCTCCTATTTTTGAAATTCCCTCATTGAACATAATATCAAATTCTGCCTGGCGAAAAGGTGGTGCCACCTTATTTTTTACTACTTTTACCCGAACACGATGCCCCGTAGCTTCTTTAGCATCTCCTGTCCCCTGCTCTATTTTTGCTGCACGACGGATATCGAGACGAACAGAAGCATAGAATTTGAGGGCATTTCCTCCGGTTGTTGTTTCGGGGTTTCCAAACATTACTCCAATTTTCTGGCGGATCTGGTTAATAAAAATAATGGTGCATTTTGATTTTGAAACAGCACCAGTAAGCTTTCGAAGTGCCTGACTCATAAGGCGCGCCTGAAGCCCCATATGGCTATCTCCCATCATTCCTTCTATTTCTGCCTTTGGCGTTAGTGCCGCTACAGAGTCAACGATAATAAGATCTACTGCGCCACTCCGCACAAGCATTTCTGTTATTTCGAGTGCTTCTTCTCCAGAATCGGGCTGAGAAATCATGCATCGAGCAAGA
Coding sequences within:
- the rpe gene encoding ribulose-phosphate 3-epimerase, producing MRNIHISPSLLSANFGHLQSDINRAEPFVDGFHFDVMDGHFVPNLTAGAPVLSCLHSKKPFDVHLMVSNPDNLLEDFAKSGASSLCVHTEVCPHIHRTLQCIREIGMRAGVVLNPATSFDFAKEAIAIADYVLIMSVNPGFSGQDFLPEVLPKVREIRERFPEKDIQIDGGIRKETIQQVLNAGANWIVSGSFFWKSENLEKATQILRGERLQYSGNPF
- the purQ gene encoding phosphoribosylformylglycinamidine synthase I is translated as MNPLRHINVLAFPGTNCQIETARALRKAGFASEVLRWNDDLEKVVKSDGLVIAGGFSYEDRGRSGMVAANDPVGKTLVVMAQEGKPILGICNGAQVLVELGIVPGFHVGNVEMSLARNRRVDRNGEILGTGFYHDFVFLKPSTSPCAWTHFSGVLRLPIAHGEGRFLAEEHVQEAVCQGGQNVLMYCQENGEEDAHFPINPNGSMLNAAGISNPEGNVLAMMPHPERAEDGQKIFMSLHVFFEKSSPKKQVSRPSLPPVSSFQKKPEFPIEIFVSLKITDTTEVTLQNTARRVFSRPNLTLKRRIFWGISVEGDALETAKKLIASEEFFNENKEFALFHIEGKWYSVHENTLVPTENPLLTGAVLSRENDDLSGKEKSAVLQKHIKISADVSFGVLWQFSEVVSEEEVAKSGLFGNPISWHLERVS
- a CDS encoding M23 family metallopeptidase, giving the protein MKLFNTLQHIFHIRKARIARHVRTFIPEESVFLRESVRQVERVFFWRVVTISTLGLFFFSIIPQFAVSSSPSLSPPLETLGNEPREPLVFAEDGFLMKPELWTEVGDRSDVSGAIEYVVEGGDTISSIASRFGVTQRTILQNNDFPDPKKIRPGTVLKIPASDGLLYIVAEGDTITSIAKKYSIEEEKILRQNEISDSSSLQKGEEIIIPGAKKTEPRPVQTARIAGGNTFSSGAGVPLGRETYGRLLFPTTGAYTQYFHYGHYAVDIANSGGAPIWAANGGVVERASSGWNGGYGNMVVIDHGNGMKTLYAHLKEIYVSVGKNVDRGTPVGYMGNTGRVYGRTGIHLHFEVIVNGAKKNPVAYF
- the miaA gene encoding tRNA (adenosine(37)-N6)-dimethylallyltransferase MiaA, which encodes MKSKRAPAPYPIFSETEISLQIETFLKMKSSPLLIITGPTGSGKTSVSIRIAKQFSGEIINADSRQFYAGCDIGTAKITEHEMEGIPHHLLSFLHPNEDYPVAFFQKKAEEIISKIHSQKKLPILVGGSGLFIDAVRKGFSIPPVSPQFDIRKELEQCSTESLFALLSQNDPVLSARIDPKNRLRMIRALEVFRTTGKPISSLQKKVQPIWNEFLLGVWCETDILEQRIAERTEKMWREGFLDEVRQLLSQGYQESDPAFIAHGYREAVSFLCGKLTEEEAKSLMTRNTRRYAKRQRSWWRKEKDVVWMDPCSEVII
- the recA gene encoding recombinase RecA, which translates into the protein MSAKADPRQEALKTALAQIQKQFGEGAIMNLSDAGKMRVETFSSGALSLDLALGGGIPKGRIIEVYGPESSGKTTLTIHAAAECQKSGGQVAFVDAEHALDPQYAERIGLDLARCMISQPDSGEEALEITEMLVRSGAVDLIIVDSVAALTPKAEIEGMMGDSHMGLQARLMSQALRKLTGAVSKSKCTIIFINQIRQKIGVMFGNPETTTGGNALKFYASVRLDIRRAAKIEQGTGDAKEATGHRVRVKVVKNKVAPPFRQAEFDIMFNEGISKIGDLIDTAARFDIVKKAGAFFSFGETRLGQGRMNAIAFLEKDPKMTEEIRRLTFLRAFEMPESIREEEQESSEEQE